ctggtcattacacctagggaatggtgtaacagatcaaattgattgaagatgatacaaatcctatacctttGAGTTGCAGCAGGATGGATGGAAGAAACTGAATATTGTTCCTCTGAAATTACAGTGGGAGGCACAAACTTTATGTCCTAAGATGTACAGCGGAAGGGACTCTGAAATTACAGCAGGGTAAGCTTGTCGAGCACAATGTGATTATTTCTTTgacttttctgtcaagaataCCAGCCGAACAAGATGGCAGCGTAATACATCGACGATAATGTCTTGATGAACAACGAgcgatgataccttaagcctttCTAAAGggatcattttcattcatatatcatttataacacatctaattaggagcatttgattcatttcgattatagcatcctaattatttgacacattcacatcacatttagttaggagcatttgattcatttcaatcatagcatcctaattatttggcataagcacaGATACATGAAACTGATTTTACAAATCATGTTCCTCAGAGGACAGTGTAGTGGAATCAGTGAATTcacaagccttaaacccctaaacagtagggtaacagactgaatttgcagatcttaaccccctaagtagtagggaaacagattgAAGACGGTGAACcctaaccccctaagtagtagggtaacaggctgaattacAAATCACTTCTTtctgaaatggcgttggagcggctAGAAGCCATAGCAGATATCCTTGAAGTTTAGCGGAGTAGATCAACACAAGtcctatctccctgaagttgcagtggagcagactaaagataGTAAATCTTATTTTCCTGAAGTTTCAgtagaacagattgaagctaaattacagatcttatctttctgaagttgcagtagagcaggtcgaagttacaagtcttatctccttgaattgcagtggagcagactgaaaatAGTAAATCTTattttcctgaagttgcagtggaatagattgaagctaaattacagatcttatctctctgaaattGCAGTAGAGTAGgtcgaagttacaagtcttatctccctgaagttgcagtggagtagactgaagatagcaaatcatattttcctgaagttgcagtggaacagattgaagctaaattatagatcttatctctctgaagttgcagtagagcaggtcgaagttacaagtcttatcttcttgaagttgcagtggagcagactgaagatagcaaatcttatttccctgaagttacagtggaacagattgaagctaaattacagatcttatctctctgaagttgcagtagagcaggtcaaagttacaagtcttatctccttgaagttgcagaggagcagattgaagatagcaaatcttatttccctgaagttacagtgaaacAGATTGAAGCTAAATTACAGATTTTATCtcactgaagttgcagtagagcaggtcgaagttacaagtcttatctccctgaagttgcagtggagcagactgaagatagcaaatcatatttccctaaagttgcagtggaacagattgaagctaaattacaaatcttatctctccaAAGTTACAATAGAGTAGgtcgaagttacaagtcttatctccctgaagttgcagtggagtagactgaagatagcaaattatatttccctgaagttgcagtggaacagattgaagctaaattacagatcttatctctctgaagttgcagtagagcaggtcgaagttacaagtcttatctctatgaagttgcagtagaacttgtcgaagttacaagtcttatctccctgaagttgcagtggagcagactgaatatAGTAAATCTTattttcctgaagttgcagtggaacagattgaagctaaattacagatcttatctctctgaagttacagtagagCAGGTCGAacttacaagtcttatctccctgaagttgcagtgaagcagactgaagatagtaaATCTTATTTTCCTGAAGTtatagtggaacagattgaagctaaattatagatcttatctctctgaagttgcagtagagcaggtcGAAGTTAtaagtcttatctccttgaagttgcagtggagcagattgaagatagcaaatcttatctccctgaagttgcagtggagcagattgaagatagcaaatcttatttccctaaagttgcagtagaacagattgaagctaaattacagatcttatctctctgaagttgcaatagagcaggtcgaagttacaagtcttatctcccttaagttgcagtggagtagactgaAGATAGTAAATCTTATtttcctgaagttgcaatggaacagattgaagctaaattacagatcttatctctctgaagttgtagtagagcaggtcgaagttacaagtcttatctccttgtgcttacaaggagtagatcgaagacatagcagatttggctttcacgtgtatACGCCTGAAGCAAGTCTAAAATGATTTGGCATTTCTGTACTGTTAGAGagcaaatccaagatgatttggcatctccatatttgacggagagcagatcgaagaaatCAAAACTCGGCAAGCCCGAGCAAAATTGGGTCTTTTttttagtctttgctctattcctgttaacacagcaatgagcaaagaggggcaactgtaaggcccaaattttgcccagggcccaataaaaccaaactCAACTTAAACCAACCTTAGCCCAAcccaaaccaaaaaaaaaaatcctaggTGTGCCGCCCTACTGTCTGCCACCATAAGCTACTCCATAGTTGGCCACCCACCCCCATTTTGCTCCACTTGCCTGCAATGGAAaaggcaaataaattaaaaaaagaataagTTGTAAAAGGTTAGAAAAACCTACAATCTCAATGTAATGGAGGGGATTTTGGATTCTATCTCATTTTCGGCTAAAAATAGAAGCCAAAAGCAATCGTAAAAGGAGGATCCCCATTCTTGTACGCAAGgatttttcagaaaaaaaaataaaaaaagggttgATTTCCGATCGTATTCTCTTGGTTTTCATTTTGTTCTTtagtttcttttttatttcttttttatttttgtttacaaaTCTATTAAACGAAGTggacataaaaaataaaaataaaaaagaggagAAGAGAGTCTTACCGGATCCACCCCGTGGCTGCGTCGTCGCAGTCCTCCTCTCTGTTCGGCACGGTAAATGACGGCGATGATGGGTTTCCGAAATCCTAGCTAAAAAGGGGGAGGGGGAGAGAACAGAGAAGCTCTGTattctttttgtttaaaattgGGGCTggtaatgaaataaaataaaaaaaagggtttttttgGTTTAAATGATGATGATGAAACGGCGTGTTTGGTGGAGTGGGGATGTGCATTATCCCTAAATGGGAGATTTTCTAGATTAGTCCTTCTCCTTTGCAACTCTATTCTACCAGGCCCCATtttctgttttcttttctttttttaatttagctCTTAGATTTCGTTTGGGTTACATCTGGGTCCTTTGAAACACTGCGCATAAAAGGCTGGGAATATTTCCCAGCTAGTCCCTTATTATTTCAACGTGATTCACTTCGATCCTTGATGGCCttcttttcattatttacaaTATGAGTCCCTCTTCCCTTACATGTATCTTATTTTAGCTCAAATTCTAACTTTTTAATTTATCCCTTaaagtttatttcttttttattttcggTTCCTTGACCATTTAATcttgtttatttttcattttttattattttcaatattcgcttttatttttattttccttagTATTTTATTTACTTGCTCTTTTAAATTCAacccttatattttattttattttcatatttattgatttatctatatttttcgccttagacttcatttttttttatgttaaatcaAATCCTTTTAGTTTccattttgttttttctttatttttatttcaccaTTGTTTTGTACTATTCTTTTGCCTTTATTTTTACATTCATGGACAACTGCttattgtattattactatttatatcCTTATCACGTTGTCTTTTTTGCTCCATcaatattatttgttatttttgtcttatttgttctatttattttattttctgtttATAATTTCAAACTAAATTGTTTTGTTTATTATCTTGTTCATCTACTTATTTCTTTATTCCTTTAACTTTTTATACTAAAAGttcatttatttatgttttttagatGCTCTTCgattatactattattattattattattattattattattattattattatttagtccCATGCTAATTTCTTTTAtgaattcttttaaatttatcttaatatatttttatgtacataagtCATTTTTCTAGAACATATTTTACTACATATTGTTTTGATTTTAAATCTCACatttaaatactatttttatatatattcatttgtTAACTTTAAACGGATACATCATCTCTAAAATGTTTATGCACATTATTTGACTCAAATTTCTTCCTTCGTcatctttattttaataattatttatatgtttgTAGTTTGCCCATGTTGTTTTGTATATCATGAGTGTTTTGTTGTTTTTATCGTTTTATAAGTTATTACATTACATTTGCGATTGGTACTTGGTGTTGctatcttaattttatttatctagGTTTGAAAACTTGTTGGAGCTCGTGCTTTGATTTGTTTCTTTGGTTATATTTTTAGCTTTCATGATTTTGATTGTTAATGTTTGGATGTGAGCTTACTGCTATTTTATGCACGTtaagttttttattattattatttgtttattaatcTTTACACTATTTTTATTCATTAATAGAGTTCGCTATCCATGCATATCGTCTCATGTTTATAACTTCGCATTTTACTTGCAATTGACTCGTTGGGATTTTAAACTTGTTAATCTAaaataattattccattttatttcaagtcaaattaataCGTTTTGAgctagtttcacaattatttaaaaCAAAGGCGATATTCGATATTGGACAATtcgtggaatcgtgccctaacgtgttgggttacaAATTCTCGTTCACTCGTATCTTCCAaggtgaggcaatggtcaatgtttggaaatttgagaaatcgtgccctactgtgctgggtatcGATTTGTCGTTGAtccaaatagttgggcatccttttgttattttcgaattacaaattttcgaacgtcgaaacaagaagatttttggcaatggactcgggttattcaaatgttattaacaagaaccacatttcaaaaacatttttaattttagacaaaagaacagtatttaatcgatttggtaccaattttgggcgtaatgagggtgctaatccttcctcatacgtaaccgactctcgagcctattttctcatgttttcgtagaccaaaatcattattttagtaaaccaaaatgttttattcaaacaatccaaatttctaggtgatccgatcacacctaaacaagaaaagattggtggcgactccattttcgctctccaaaaagtcgatccatcatttttaaatcgaaataaaaaaatagtttcgacacatATTTTCTGTTTCTTTCTCCAAAATCGACCTACTtttctaaatataaaaaaatgataCATCTccctaaatattttttaaaataagcaTTTTCTCTAAATTTAATCTAAATAGTTTACCCTAGATTTTATTATTTTGTCCAACAAAACacctaaaaaattaaaaaatataaaaataaatatatccaaATCCGAGTTTTAGTTAAAAAAATTGCCGAGGAGCATGACACAAATCATGCACATTTGAAACTGCTAGTAAAACTTAATGATTGCTATTCTCGGAGCTCAATGGACCATTGGAGTAGGGGTATGAGAGTGACCAATGGATGGTTtcattataatttttttctttgtatCCCGCGATTTCCGATATTTTATACAGTAAATTGGTGCCACTATTTCTAAAGTTTGGGCATCCAATGTGTTCTCGGGGACCATCCATTACTCCTCAGCTTTTAATTATGACTGCTCTAACTAAAACAACAAAAGAAGAATACTTTGTGGAACAAGTTGGGATATCTGAAGATTtcatgtttaaaatccttaactTATTCAGAGAAGGGAAGTGAATTGCAAAAGCATGTCATCCCAAGTTGATAACCTCACAATCCTAGCAGCCTGACCTGAGGGCTGTGAACTCGAAAAATTCCCATCGCACATCAAACAGAGATTTTGACTGTGAGAATTGAGTTAAACTACATGGGCTCCTTGTATGTAGATGATATAAAAGGATAGCAAGCCTAATCGGTCTAGTATTATTAAGCCCAATAAAATTGAGTTCCTTTCCCTCAATCTGACCCATCTTTGCCTCGCTTGCTCTTTCTATAGTTCAAACTTTTGCATGTAGCTGTATGGTAGTATCAGTAAAGTTAAAGCTTATTAGTTAATTTGAAATgagtttagttaatttgattttaGTTACTCAATTAAATGCTTATAATGATTTCTTTTGATTGAAATTGATGATATAATTAATGTACTGCAATCATTTTAGGAAGAGAGAAAAGAAGCCTTATTCATTTTCTTATTAATTTCGGTACAAAAGCAATTTGACATGGGATCAAAATGCATGGTGGCTTACTTGATCAGACAAACACAGAATCCAATTATTaacgaaaaataaaataagggagGCACGTAAGTGGCATTTAGCTCTCAATTCAAGCCGAGAGCGAATGGAATATTGCTAGAATTTAGCCACTCATTTCCTTGTATAAATGGCTCAATTGTAAACTGAGTTGCCTCAGTGGAACTGTTGATGACCCTATAACCAGGCCAAGTTACTCTTGCACTCGTACTGGACCCGGGCCCTCGGTTCAGGTACTCCCCATAATAGAGGGTACTCAAAGCAAACGTCCCATTCCATTCTAACCATCCGGCAGGATCCACTGAATCATCAATGTACGAACGCATAATAACTGTCCTGGAATACTCTTTCCAAGGACGCCCCAAATACGTCTTGAACGATGATTTTACGGGGACTAAATCCGCAGCTGCAGCGATCTTGCAGTTGAGAATTGAAATCCCAGTGTTCTGGTTAGGGTCTTCTCTTCCTTGAGCGGTGAAAATGTTCTTCTGGTTTGGATTGGGTTTACGAGCATATAAATTGCAGTCCTGGAAAACAACAGCTGCGTTTCCGAATATGAAGTCCACTGTCCCGTATATGTCACATTCCCGATAGAATTGCCTAAGGGAATGGACGTAGAGAGTGTCTTGGTAAGCAACGAAGCTGCATTTGTAGAATGCAGAGAGGTCTGACCCACTCCTTAAAGCCACTGCTTGGTGTTTGCTCGGCCCCGCCGAGTTCTCGAAGGTTATCCCTTTCGCTATGAATCCCTCCCCCACCACAGCTGAAATATATTAAAATGGGAAATATAAATACTACTACGATTAGTTGGATAACTGTCCACAatgatcaaaataattaaaagtggGGATCCAGGAAGGAAGATAAACGAAATCAATGAGAAGACCCACTTAGCATGTGAGCAGCAGTAGAGTTCGGtgaaatttttgtaaagtctTTTCTAATTACTAGATTATGACTAGCAAATAAAGATTGGAATAATGGATGTTGtcgttttaaataataataataaaaaggggTGAAGACAAAAAACTTTCTCCCAGACATATTAATGATTAACGCGCTTCCGTCAATCCTGAGCTGCCGACACATGAAAATTTAAAAGCACAATAACATTTCATGTTTTcctataataaattaaaaatataaaacaagtAACCGACGTCCTAAAAATCAAAGTTTTCGCCATTCATATAAAAATGGATAAAACAATTGAATGCCTAGGACTGTAATCCCAAATCAGTGACAATGGACGAGCGCATGAGGAGTGTGGTGGTCCATCATTGAACGAACGTGGTTGCTTTTATCATTACATCCATATTGCCATCAAGGAGCTATCACTGTTCACTGTCATCTGCATATGACTAGGCAGCATCCGGAGGGGAAATGAAACGACAAATAAAAGGAACCAAAAAGCCCATCAGCCGGATAGGTCACAATgggcttcttttctttcttttttttggtcAAAAATCAATGGTCAGATAAACCTTCCAACTAGTGAATGCATCCAATATGGATTATTACACTCGTGAGTCCTGAGACAATTATTTTACTAGCCAAAAAGtttgtaaaagaaaataatacTCAATTCGtggtaaattaaaaaattattgagAAATTGGAACTCACCGACGGTGGCAGAACGGAAAGTAGTAAAGCCATCAACGACATTTCTGTTGGCCTTCACCACTGTCTTACCGATCCCATCTCCCACAAACATCagcattttcttcttctttaccACCTCTACATTTTCAAAATAAGACCCTGCTTTTATATATATCACAAACCTGTTACAAACAAATGTAGTTGATCACCTCATTAGTCTCTCTTAATTAACGTTCTCAATGTAACATATAAGAGGAATAGCGCAAATTTGTCAGCTAAACTACCTTGTGTTACTATTATTTGGAGCAGCGGCAACAGCGTCGTTGATGGTAGTGAAGTTCCCAGTGCCATCCTTGGCAACTATGAGGTCGAACTCGGTTT
This is a stretch of genomic DNA from Gossypium arboreum isolate Shixiya-1 chromosome 11, ASM2569848v2, whole genome shotgun sequence. It encodes these proteins:
- the LOC108474040 gene encoding pectinesterase-like, whose product is MYHPSARSKTLLVLLPISALVLVLLSSVALLTNSPKATQLQHLHVHNHLQIAHSACEGTLYPDLCVSTISVLPDLASKTLPELIQATLNQTMYEVRLSSANCTGIEKRIKSYSKREEAAINDCLELFDDTLEELKVALADLAPKKLAVSRNYHDLQTFLSAAMTNQYTCLDGFARSKGNVRNIIKKGLHNITHHVSNSLVMLKKVPGVNKSKSEYFPQQGRLKNGFPSWLSRQDRILLQASVNETEFDLIVAKDGTGNFTTINDAVAAAPNNSNTRFVIYIKAGSYFENVEVVKKKKMLMFVGDGIGKTVVKANRNVVDGFTTFRSATVAVVGEGFIAKGITFENSAGPSKHQAVALRSGSDLSAFYKCSFVAYQDTLYVHSLRQFYRECDIYGTVDFIFGNAAVVFQDCNLYARKPNPNQKNIFTAQGREDPNQNTGISILNCKIAAAADLVPVKSSFKTYLGRPWKEYSRTVIMRSYIDDSVDPAGWLEWNGTFALSTLYYGEYLNRGPGSSTSARVTWPGYRVINSSTEATQFTIEPFIQGNEWLNSSNIPFALGLN